The Thermococcus sibiricus MM 739 DNA window CTGACCTCGAAGTTCAACGAGAACGTGAAGGTGTTTAAAGGGACTATGAACCTTGGTGTTTTTGATGAAGGAGAGTACTTCTTAGTTCCAGCTGTTAAAAAAGACCAGCTGATAGAGATAATGGCTAAAAGGGTAATACTCGCAACTGGAGCGGTAGAAAACATCCTCCTCTTCGAGAACAACGAATTTCCGGGTGTCTTTAGATTAGACTTTGCTCTCGAAGTAATGAATAAATGGGGAGTTGCTCCGGGTAAGAAGGTCGCAGTGGTTGGAAGGAAGCCTGAGAGGATAATTCCAGAGCTCGAAAAATGGGGCATCGAGTACATAGTGGTGCCAAACCCGAAGCGTGTTGAGGGTGAAGAAAAAGTTGAGAGACTAATAGACATGAACGGAAACGTCTACGAGGTCGATGCGGTCATAGTGAGCGATTACAGCCTGCCTGATATAAACCCGATCACACAGGCCGGAGGAAAGCTCAAGTTCAAACATGGCTATTACGTCCCGGTTCTCGACGAGCAAAACCGCATTAGGGATGGGATCTACGTGGCCGGAAGCTCGACTGGGATAAAATCTCACTACGCAAACTATCTCGAGGGCAAGCTCGTGGCGACTTACATCCTCAGGGAATTTGGCTATGAAGCCACTCCAGCCATTTACAAAGAAAAGCTTGGGGAATTTGAGCCCGAGGCAATGCCTATACAGAGGATAGAGTTCAAAGACATGAATTTAGAAGACGTGCAGATATGCGGTTGTGATGTTAACTTAAGGAAGGTGGACGATGTAGTAAAGAAGGGCATCACTGATTTGCAGATCGTGAAGCGTCT harbors:
- a CDS encoding FAD-dependent oxidoreductase, which translates into the protein MRPLDLYEKDPSKKVTIYFEGKPLEAYEGEKLPVALLANGVFWITTSLQGRKRGAFTFGPLPVVVNGVKNIDGRKTLVKDGMRIERQNYGEFQEAVEIDGSKEVLREVVDVAIIGGGIAGIGAALELQEHLTVALIEEKGWLGGLVFVEGTPQEGFEGEPKKVIKELTSKFNENVKVFKGTMNLGVFDEGEYFLVPAVKKDQLIEIMAKRVILATGAVENILLFENNEFPGVFRLDFALEVMNKWGVAPGKKVAVVGRKPERIIPELEKWGIEYIVVPNPKRVEGEEKVERLIDMNGNVYEVDAVIVSDYSLPDINPITQAGGKLKFKHGYYVPVLDEQNRIRDGIYVAGSSTGIKSHYANYLEGKLVATYILREFGYEATPAIYKEKLGEFEPEAMPIQRIEFKDMNLEDVQICGCDVNLRKVDDVVKKGITDLQIVKRLTHLAMGFCQGRFCLFNGALLVSQRTGIDMGKIDLPVARPPLKNVRVKALSKGE